A section of the Acropora muricata isolate sample 2 chromosome 4, ASM3666990v1, whole genome shotgun sequence genome encodes:
- the LOC136915348 gene encoding zinc finger protein 271-like: MEDQTQPVISYSGSFNVADQFQNDSFSGKVTSGQPNKSSNRASAYCYQCSSCDKAFMYKSKLLLHQVSHSDARPYKCPNCDKTYKRESELIVHQRVHTGERPYSCTKCEKAFKTRSELVVHDRYHTGERPYKCTHCDKSFRTASELGVHKRVTTGERHFKCAKCKKTFFRQSDLTLHERKHCTERPHNCNQCAKTFATEFDLKRHAKGHKVVMVVKSKVDVQPSKKKDSLEAHETTHITPETEPLKQPEAACLLDSRSQGECKSANENHSTKKLYKCSQCDKSFAFKSKLFQHWVTHTGERPYSCNQCNKSYGRKSELVVHQRIHTGEKPFKCTTCEKCFKTTSELIVHCRTHTGEKPYKCSFCGKKFKTASELGVHRRSHIGDKPFLCSRCDMSFTRMSDLTLHKKFHLVDLPFKCHLCIMAFRSSSELASHQELHSVVLQNSTKLNKSSSADAKHVAQGHALPQEPISADKTLSLVPGMKMAQLAVSEEGTAHSKHANADQANVKVHDNEPDLDIDKLMKIVSKPFKCSECSKAFVSTTELAGHVRIHTGERPFKCPLCDNCYRTQSSLSVHVRSHPRKLYKCSYCEVTCPTLSLLHDHSMLHYSEKRAGYHQNNDHCKEEPMVTTASKELLKCWVCQAEYHEQEALDRHISLHKDRSKTLELCVNKLKSSFGEK, encoded by the coding sequence ATGGAAGATCAGACACAGCCTGTGATAAGTTATTCAGGAAGTTTTAATGTGGCTGATCAGTTTCAGAATGACAGCTTCTCCGGCAAAGTTACGTCAGGTCAACCAAATAAAAGCAGTAATCGTGCTTCTGCTTATTGTTACCAGTGTTCTAGCTGTGACAAGGCTTTCATGTACAAGTCCAAACTTCTGCTTCATCAAGTATCACACAGCGATGCGAGACCTTACAAATGTCCGAACTGTGACAAGACTTACAAAAGAGAGTCTGAACTTATAGTTCATCAAAGGGTGCATACTGGAGAGAGACCCTATAGTTGCACAAAATGCGAGAAAGCATTCAAAACCAGATCAGAACTCGTGGTCCACGATCGATACCACACTGGCGAGAGGCCGTACAAGTGCACCCACTGCGATAAATCTTTTAGAACAGCATCTGAACTTGGAGTGCACAAGCGAGTTACCACTGGGGAGAGGCATTTCAAGTGTGCAAAGTGCAAGAAAACCTTTTTTCGTCAAAGTGATCTTACTCTTCACGAGAGGAAACATTGCACAGAAAGGCCCCAcaattgtaatcaatgtgcaAAAACTTTTGCAACAGAATTTGATCTGAAGAGACACGCAAAAGGTCACAAAGTTGTGATGGTTGTGAAAAGCAAAGTAGATGTTCAACCTTCCAAGAAAAAAGATTCCCTTGAAGCCCATGAAACAACTCATATCACCCCTGAGACTGAGCCATTAAAACAACCTGAAGCTGCTTGCTTGTTGGATTCGAGAAGCCAAGGAGAATGTAAATCTGCAAACGAGAATCATTCCACCAAAAAACTTTACAAATGTTCCCAATGTGACAAGTCTTTTGCCTTCAAATCAAAGCTTTTTCAACACTGGGTGACTCATACTGGAGAAAGGCCTTACAGCTGCAATCAGTGCAATAAATCGTATGGACGAAAGTCAGAACTCGTTGTGCATCAAAGAATACACACAGGAGAAAAACCTTTTAAATGTACAACTTGTGAAAAGTGTTTCAAGACAACCTCAGAACTTATTGTGCATTGCCGAACCCATACTGGGGAAAAACCATACAAATGTAGCTtttgtgggaaaaaatttaaaactgcATCAGAACTCGGGGTCCACAGAAGGAGCCACATTGGCGACAAGCCTTTCTTGTGCAGTCGATGTGACATGTCTTTTACACGGATGTCTGACCTCACTCTTCACAAAAAGTTTCATCTGGTTGATCTACCATTCAAGTGCCATCTTTGTATTATGGCTTTTAGAAGTTCATCCGAGTTGGCCAGTCATCAAGAATTGCACAGTGTCGTTCTCCAGAATAgcacaaaattaaataaaagctCATCTGCGGATGCAAAACACGTAGCTCAGGGACATGCACTACCCCAAGAGCCAATCTCAGCTGACAAGACCTTGAGTCTAGTTCCGGGAATGAAAATGGCTCAACTTGCTGTTTCAGAAGAGGGTACAGCTCATTCCAAACATGCCAATGCTGACCAAGCAAATGTGAAAGTACATGATAATGAACCAGATCTAGACATTGACAAACTGATGAAAATTGTGAGCAAACCCTTCAAGTGCAGTGAATGCAGTAAAGCCTTTGTTTCCACAACTGAGCTAGCAGGACACGTGAGAATTCACACTGGTGAGAGGCCATTTAAGTGCCCTCTGTGCGACAACTGTTACCGCACACAATCCTCGCTCTCCGTACATGTGAGAAGCCACCCACGCAAACTTTATAAATGCTCTTACTGTGAGGTGACTTGTCCCACACTTTCATTGCTCCATGACCATTCCATGCTGCACTATTCCGAAAAAAGAGCAGGATATCACCAGAATAATGATCATTGCAAAGAAGAACCAATGGTTACAACTGCAAGTAAAGAGTTGTTGAAATGCTGGGTTTGTCAAGCAGAGTATCACGAACAGGAAGCCCTTGATCGTCACATCAGTCTTCATAAAGACAGAAGTAAAACTCTTGAACTGTGTGTTAACAAGCTCAAGAGCTCCTTTGGAGAAAAGTAA